One window from the genome of Corynebacterium sp. SCR221107 encodes:
- a CDS encoding glutathione S-transferase family protein, translating into MTTSMNPTDWAGDARNANPDGEFIRDTNYIADRIVAGVDTPTPQEDGTWLWPAKPHTYRLVAARACPWAHRAVIVRRLKGLEDVISLGLTGPTHDVRSWTFDLDPGKVDPVLGIERLQEAYFARFRDYPRGITVPAMVEESSGKVITNDYPSMVRDFNDQWKQYERPGAPDLYPENLREEMDPLIKYIFTEVNNGVYRCGLTGDQEAYALAYERLFNALDRLEERLSTRRYLMGEHITLVDIYLFTTLIRFDAVYHGHFKCNRNKISEMPNLWGYLRDLFQTPGFGDTCDFTEIKQHYYIVHSDINPNQVVPVGPDLSGLFTPHGREALGGSPFAEGVTLPGEIRESERVKNPLPQQR; encoded by the coding sequence ATGACAACTTCCATGAACCCTACCGACTGGGCGGGCGACGCACGAAACGCCAACCCCGACGGCGAATTCATCCGCGATACCAACTACATCGCCGACCGCATCGTCGCCGGAGTTGACACCCCCACCCCACAAGAAGATGGCACGTGGTTGTGGCCAGCTAAGCCACATACTTATCGACTCGTCGCCGCGCGTGCTTGCCCCTGGGCACATCGCGCAGTGATCGTACGACGCCTCAAGGGTCTTGAGGACGTCATTTCGCTTGGACTGACCGGACCTACCCACGACGTACGTTCATGGACTTTCGACCTTGACCCCGGCAAGGTCGATCCCGTCCTTGGAATCGAACGCCTCCAAGAGGCTTATTTCGCCCGCTTCCGGGATTATCCGCGTGGCATCACGGTTCCGGCCATGGTCGAAGAATCCAGCGGGAAGGTCATCACCAATGACTACCCCAGCATGGTGCGCGACTTTAACGATCAGTGGAAGCAATACGAGCGCCCCGGCGCCCCAGACTTGTACCCCGAAAACCTCCGTGAGGAGATGGATCCACTCATCAAGTACATCTTCACCGAGGTGAACAACGGTGTGTACCGTTGCGGGCTCACCGGCGACCAAGAGGCCTACGCCCTGGCCTACGAGCGCCTTTTCAATGCCCTCGACCGGCTAGAAGAGCGCCTGTCCACGCGGCGCTATCTCATGGGTGAGCACATCACCTTAGTAGATATCTACCTTTTCACCACGCTCATTCGCTTTGATGCGGTCTACCACGGCCACTTCAAGTGCAACCGCAATAAGATATCCGAGATGCCCAATCTCTGGGGTTACCTGCGCGACTTGTTCCAGACCCCTGGCTTTGGCGACACCTGCGATTTCACCGAAATCAAGCAGCACTACTACATCGTGCATTCCGACATTAACCCCAATCAGGTTGTCCCAGTAGGCCCCGACCTTTCAGGATTGTTTACCCCGCATGGTCGCGAGGCCCTTGGCGGTTCGCCCTTCGCCGAAGGAGTCACGCTGCCAGGCGAGATCCGTGAAAGCGAGCGCGTGAAGAATCCGCTGCCACAGCAGCGTTAG
- a CDS encoding DoxX family protein, producing MSEKNLPDRASEFDDEIPTYSPSKATTSKDSATANAYQRAGRVAPQSIAPDSTKSKKSGFAGKSAASDAAKLEESAKAKEAAAKAEVAKGTANLPAGEAAAQTTAFAAARDHSAPLASDAPTTSYDPPRAQRTVTPEQGYADDDFAPSLESEPTTVLPAAAVQAAEPTQVLDPSVSPAPVAASAVAPGSSEVAPVVQTKRGTMDFGLLLLRIAMSAYLLLDSLRVFFNLGAGGGLNQLEQDFSSYNAPNMLAIGIPALELAAGVFLLFGLLTPVATAVGTGAMTFMLGHFIFTAESLAIFDMPEKVWLGIMLVAGTLTLQFTGPGVISFDISRSWAKRPLYSSWIFAALSILGAVALWWFGAGVNPLA from the coding sequence ATGAGCGAGAAAAACCTGCCCGATCGCGCCAGCGAATTCGATGACGAGATCCCAACCTATTCACCGAGCAAGGCCACAACGTCCAAGGACTCGGCAACGGCCAACGCCTATCAGCGCGCCGGGCGTGTAGCTCCCCAATCTATCGCCCCCGATTCCACGAAGTCGAAAAAGTCCGGCTTTGCTGGCAAGTCCGCGGCCAGCGATGCTGCCAAGCTTGAGGAGTCCGCCAAGGCAAAGGAAGCGGCGGCAAAGGCTGAGGTGGCAAAGGGGACCGCGAATTTGCCAGCCGGCGAAGCTGCGGCGCAGACGACTGCTTTCGCGGCAGCCAGGGATCATAGCGCGCCTCTGGCATCGGATGCACCCACCACGAGCTATGATCCGCCCCGTGCGCAGCGCACCGTCACCCCGGAGCAGGGCTATGCCGACGATGACTTTGCGCCATCGCTGGAAAGTGAGCCGACCACCGTGCTGCCGGCGGCGGCTGTGCAGGCGGCTGAACCGACCCAGGTTCTCGATCCGAGTGTTTCACCGGCGCCGGTAGCTGCCTCAGCCGTGGCGCCGGGGTCGTCCGAGGTCGCCCCGGTTGTCCAGACCAAGCGTGGCACCATGGATTTTGGTCTATTGCTGCTGCGCATCGCGATGTCCGCCTACCTTTTGTTGGATTCCCTTCGGGTGTTTTTCAACCTGGGGGCCGGTGGTGGGCTCAATCAGCTCGAGCAGGACTTTTCCTCATACAATGCGCCAAACATGCTAGCTATTGGCATCCCAGCGCTCGAGCTGGCCGCGGGTGTGTTCTTGCTTTTTGGTTTGCTCACCCCCGTCGCCACGGCGGTAGGTACCGGCGCTATGACGTTCATGCTGGGGCATTTCATCTTCACGGCCGAATCCCTCGCTATTTTTGATATGCCGGAGAAGGTCTGGCTCGGCATCATGCTGGTTGCGGGAACGTTGACCCTGCAATTTACCGGTCCGGGCGTGATTTCCTTCGATATCAGTCGCAGCTGGGCTAAGCGGCCGCTGTATAGCTCCTGGATCTTCGCCGCACTGAGCATCCTCGGCGCGGTAGCTCTCTGGTGGTTTGGTGCCGGAGTGAATCCGCTCGCCTAG
- a CDS encoding 6-phosphofructokinase, which yields MRLATLTSGGDCPGLNAVIRGIVRTCSEYGSTVVGYEDGWVGLMEDKRIQLYDDENIDRILLRGGTILGTGRLHPDKFKNGLDQIKANLEDAGIDALIPIGGEGTLKGAKWLSDNGIPVVGVPKTIDNDVNGTDYTFGFDTAVSVATDAIDRLHTTAESHNRVMIVEVMGRHVGWIALHAGMAGGAHYIVIPEQPFDIAEICKKMERRFQMGEKYGIIVVAEGALPKEGTMEFDEGGVDQFGHQTFNGIGQVIGDEIKKRLGHDVRTSVLGHIQRGGTPTAFDRVLATRYGVHAARACHNGDFGKMVALHGEHIELISLEEAVGSLKVVPEGRYATARALFG from the coding sequence ATGCGACTTGCAACTTTGACCTCCGGTGGTGACTGCCCGGGCCTAAACGCTGTGATCCGTGGCATCGTTCGTACGTGTTCTGAATATGGATCGACCGTCGTCGGATATGAAGACGGCTGGGTTGGTCTGATGGAAGACAAGCGAATCCAACTGTACGACGATGAGAATATCGACCGCATCCTGCTGCGCGGTGGCACGATCCTCGGTACTGGTCGTCTGCATCCGGACAAGTTCAAGAACGGTCTCGATCAGATCAAGGCCAATCTTGAGGACGCGGGTATCGATGCCCTCATCCCGATCGGCGGCGAGGGCACTCTCAAGGGCGCCAAGTGGCTGTCGGACAATGGTATTCCGGTCGTGGGCGTGCCAAAGACCATTGACAATGACGTCAACGGCACCGACTACACCTTCGGCTTCGATACCGCGGTGTCCGTTGCTACCGACGCCATCGATCGCCTCCACACCACCGCCGAGTCCCACAATCGCGTCATGATCGTGGAGGTCATGGGTCGCCACGTGGGTTGGATCGCCCTGCATGCGGGCATGGCTGGTGGCGCTCACTACATCGTCATCCCTGAGCAGCCCTTTGACATTGCAGAGATTTGCAAGAAGATGGAGCGGCGCTTCCAGATGGGTGAGAAGTACGGCATCATCGTCGTCGCCGAGGGCGCGCTGCCTAAGGAAGGCACGATGGAATTCGACGAGGGTGGCGTGGATCAGTTCGGCCACCAGACCTTCAACGGCATCGGTCAGGTCATCGGCGATGAGATCAAGAAGCGCCTCGGCCACGACGTGCGTACCTCGGTGCTTGGTCACATCCAGCGTGGTGGTACCCCCACCGCCTTCGACCGCGTGCTGGCAACCCGCTATGGTGTCCATGCTGCACGCGCCTGCCACAACGGTGACTTCGGAAAGATGGTTGCGCTCCACGGCGAGCACATCGAGCTCATCTCCCTCGAGGAGGCAGTCGGCTCGCTGAAGGTCGTTCCGGAAGGACGCTACGCAACCGCGCGCGCTCTGTTTGGTTAA
- a CDS encoding vWA domain-containing protein has product MLIVDLSGSMLAEDVGGGSRLDAAKAAASELVDSVPDDAQLGLMVYGQQESSAPENQEAGCKDIQVISPVGKGDKSKMKQDIAGFAASGYTPIGNSLRSAADELGKEGERSIILVSDGIDTCAPPPVCEVAKELGGAGYGLTIHTVGFKVDEAARAELECVAQATGGEFRTAGDARELADSMTFLATRSLVGHEAVGTEFEFADDPADAKWLGEGRYRTTVVPEIANDADGANPLYYRIAIPKDHNAIVILKAIPNRNEEGEGEQDLTFAIEADNDSSEKCQDTRSNESISTTVPANNYEPSSGFYTVITTDPEDGMDPACDQTQWNIGNKVFVDGSDVKAEFRDNPVVVEVEVQFEPQVMKRDRGQLHQGWHRMEKESVPEVSFGDASRITGGASTAKAIELSSGETHADSIVKGEMKYYKVPVEWGQRPVVAIRTKENQLDDAVRPSVLLLNPFYGKDYVVGRELREENIRTIAVNRPIEFMNRSSDRGGGDVAYAGYYIHCCRSVGD; this is encoded by the coding sequence ATGCTGATCGTGGACTTGTCTGGTTCTATGTTGGCTGAAGACGTGGGGGGTGGTTCCCGCCTCGATGCCGCGAAGGCTGCGGCGAGCGAATTGGTGGATTCGGTGCCCGATGACGCCCAACTCGGTTTGATGGTCTACGGACAGCAGGAGTCGAGTGCGCCGGAGAATCAAGAAGCGGGATGTAAGGACATCCAGGTGATCTCGCCGGTGGGCAAAGGTGATAAGTCGAAAATGAAGCAAGATATTGCTGGTTTTGCTGCTTCTGGCTATACCCCGATTGGAAACTCCTTGCGTTCGGCTGCCGACGAGCTGGGCAAGGAGGGGGAGCGATCCATCATCCTAGTCTCCGATGGCATTGATACCTGCGCCCCGCCGCCGGTGTGTGAGGTGGCGAAGGAGCTTGGCGGCGCGGGCTATGGCCTGACCATTCACACCGTTGGATTCAAGGTGGACGAAGCTGCCCGTGCTGAATTGGAGTGTGTTGCCCAGGCTACTGGCGGTGAATTCCGCACCGCCGGCGATGCTCGCGAACTGGCGGATTCAATGACCTTTTTGGCAACCCGCAGCCTCGTCGGGCACGAGGCTGTTGGAACGGAGTTTGAGTTCGCCGACGATCCGGCGGATGCCAAATGGCTGGGCGAGGGTCGTTATCGAACAACGGTTGTGCCAGAAATTGCCAACGATGCAGATGGTGCGAATCCGCTGTACTACCGGATTGCAATTCCAAAAGATCACAATGCAATCGTGATCCTTAAGGCGATTCCGAATCGGAACGAAGAGGGTGAAGGGGAACAAGACCTCACCTTTGCAATTGAGGCGGACAATGATTCCAGTGAGAAGTGTCAGGATACGCGGTCAAATGAATCAATTTCTACCACGGTACCTGCCAACAACTACGAGCCGAGTTCGGGATTCTACACGGTGATTACCACTGATCCTGAGGATGGAATGGATCCGGCGTGTGATCAAACTCAGTGGAACATTGGTAATAAGGTGTTCGTCGATGGATCTGATGTCAAGGCCGAATTTAGGGATAACCCCGTGGTTGTCGAGGTGGAGGTGCAATTTGAACCTCAGGTAATGAAGCGGGATCGGGGACAACTGCATCAGGGATGGCACCGCATGGAGAAAGAGTCAGTCCCCGAGGTCTCCTTCGGTGATGCAAGCCGAATTACCGGTGGGGCCAGCACGGCGAAGGCTATTGAGCTCAGCAGTGGCGAGACCCATGCCGATAGCATCGTCAAAGGCGAGATGAAGTATTACAAGGTTCCCGTTGAGTGGGGTCAGCGGCCGGTGGTGGCCATCCGCACCAAGGAAAACCAGTTGGATGACGCTGTAAGACCCTCAGTGTTGTTGCTCAATCCGTTTTATGGGAAAGACTATGTGGTCGGTCGTGAGCTCCGGGAAGAAAATATTCGCACCATTGCTGTCAACCGTCCGATTGAATTTATGAATAGATCGAGCGACAGAGGTGGCGGGGATGTTGCCTATGCGGGTTACTATATACATTGTTGTCGGAGTGTTGGAGACTGA
- a CDS encoding siderophore-interacting protein, with amino-acid sequence MVAKGATVAGRSRVAANMVRLSFRTDADLSVVDTTDAYVKLLFVPEEADYAWPFTMQDVMTQQPGHLRPIRRTYTLRNIDATAGTFDIDFLYHGESGLAGRWAGTVEPGTHIGFLGPRGGWRPEAEFSHFVLAGDEAAAPAIGEALAALPEGASAQVFVEVESSQHRFELLIGEELEKKLGDRVALYWVERDGTTPGVKLVEALRTAQYPDKETSWFVHGVAEMVKDVRRFLFVDKQVAKERASISGYWRLGETEDVWQATKRTLLEEWEAQESAEEN; translated from the coding sequence ATGGTAGCCAAGGGGGCCACGGTTGCTGGGCGCAGTCGGGTGGCCGCGAACATGGTGCGGCTGAGCTTTCGTACGGATGCTGACCTTAGTGTCGTGGACACCACGGATGCATACGTCAAGCTGCTTTTCGTGCCGGAGGAGGCCGATTATGCGTGGCCTTTCACTATGCAGGACGTGATGACGCAGCAGCCGGGCCATCTGCGTCCCATCCGGCGCACCTATACGCTGCGCAACATCGACGCCACCGCGGGAACCTTTGATATCGACTTCCTTTACCATGGCGAGAGCGGGCTTGCGGGGCGCTGGGCCGGAACTGTCGAGCCCGGCACTCACATCGGGTTCCTCGGCCCGAGAGGTGGCTGGCGTCCAGAAGCGGAATTTTCGCACTTTGTCTTAGCCGGTGACGAGGCGGCCGCCCCGGCGATCGGCGAGGCCCTAGCGGCGTTGCCCGAGGGCGCGAGCGCGCAGGTATTCGTGGAAGTGGAATCGAGCCAGCATCGCTTCGAGCTGCTCATCGGTGAGGAGCTAGAGAAGAAACTGGGGGACAGGGTAGCGCTTTATTGGGTTGAGCGTGATGGGACAACGCCGGGCGTGAAGCTGGTGGAAGCACTGCGGACGGCACAGTATCCAGACAAAGAAACCTCCTGGTTTGTCCACGGCGTTGCGGAAATGGTTAAGGATGTCCGTCGCTTCCTTTTCGTCGATAAGCAGGTAGCGAAAGAACGGGCCTCCATTTCCGGTTATTGGCGGTTGGGGGAAACGGAAGACGTGTGGCAGGCAACCAAGCGTACGTTGCTCGAGGAATGGGAAGCCCAAGAAAGCGCGGAAGAAAACTAG
- a CDS encoding LysE/ArgO family amino acid transporter, producing MHLMFSGFLLGLSIIMAIGPQNALIIKQGIKREGIVPILAVCMISDVLLIFGGTAGVGMLITQAPIALVILKWLGVAYLAWFGFTCFRDAFSNSNALVVEEQEPVSTAVAVGANNASHAASGNDEFSPQPTGSTKVRNPIATKNPKATSASWVKPVMLALAFTWLNPAAWIDVLVLLGGLANQHGDPGRWYFASGALMASMLWFPSLGFGAQRFSSVLAKPTAWKIINFAIGCVMVTMCIRLILQ from the coding sequence ATGCACCTCATGTTCTCTGGTTTTCTACTTGGATTATCGATCATCATGGCGATCGGTCCGCAAAATGCTTTGATTATCAAGCAGGGAATCAAGCGAGAGGGAATCGTCCCCATCCTAGCCGTCTGCATGATTTCCGATGTCTTGCTCATCTTCGGTGGCACCGCCGGTGTGGGCATGCTCATCACCCAGGCCCCCATCGCGCTGGTGATCCTCAAATGGCTCGGCGTTGCCTACCTCGCATGGTTCGGGTTTACATGTTTCCGCGATGCCTTTTCCAACAGCAACGCGCTCGTCGTCGAGGAACAAGAGCCGGTCAGCACTGCCGTTGCCGTGGGAGCGAATAATGCCAGCCACGCGGCCTCCGGCAATGACGAATTCTCACCCCAGCCGACGGGCTCGACCAAGGTTCGCAACCCTATTGCAACCAAAAACCCGAAAGCGACCTCTGCCAGCTGGGTCAAACCTGTCATGTTGGCGCTCGCCTTTACCTGGCTCAACCCGGCCGCTTGGATCGACGTCCTCGTCCTGCTCGGCGGACTCGCTAACCAGCATGGTGACCCTGGACGCTGGTACTTCGCCTCCGGCGCCCTCATGGCCTCCATGCTGTGGTTCCCCTCCCTCGGATTCGGCGCGCAACGTTTCTCCAGCGTGCTGGCCAAGCCTACTGCCTGGAAGATCATCAACTTCGCCATCGGCTGCGTCATGGTAACGATGTGCATCCGGTTGATCCTCCAGTAA
- a CDS encoding HNH endonuclease family protein yields the protein MNAAPSAVEKALGLALSTAVLAGCAAAGMPGIDPSGLGEGSVVQGDANQSAADPALTAGTALEGIDPIVSPQLQELAQLAVRTDELGVPDYNRDAFGQAWSDDVEVELGHNGCDTRNDILQRDLNNVTFKPKTRDCVVATGHLTDAYSGVQLDFVRGQGTSELVQIDHVVPLADAWESGAWAWDEELRKQIANDPANLQATTREENQDKKAKTADRWMPSDASYHCTYATRIVHIKATYGLSVTAAEYKSLATTLSGCANPAQ from the coding sequence TTGAATGCCGCACCAAGTGCTGTGGAAAAGGCGCTCGGCCTTGCGTTGTCCACCGCAGTACTTGCCGGGTGTGCGGCTGCGGGGATGCCGGGAATTGATCCCTCTGGACTGGGTGAGGGCAGTGTCGTGCAGGGTGATGCCAACCAGAGTGCGGCCGATCCTGCGCTTACCGCTGGCACCGCGCTCGAAGGGATAGACCCCATTGTGAGCCCGCAATTGCAAGAGCTTGCGCAGCTGGCGGTGCGTACCGATGAGCTGGGCGTACCGGATTACAACCGTGATGCCTTCGGTCAGGCCTGGAGCGATGATGTCGAGGTGGAATTAGGGCACAACGGCTGTGATACCCGCAATGACATCCTCCAGCGGGACCTTAATAACGTGACCTTCAAGCCGAAAACCCGTGACTGCGTGGTGGCAACCGGTCACCTCACCGACGCATACTCGGGCGTTCAACTCGACTTCGTCCGTGGGCAGGGAACCAGTGAGCTCGTTCAGATCGACCATGTTGTGCCCTTGGCTGATGCCTGGGAATCCGGCGCTTGGGCTTGGGATGAAGAGTTGCGAAAACAAATCGCCAATGATCCCGCCAACCTGCAGGCCACAACAAGAGAAGAAAACCAAGACAAGAAAGCGAAGACGGCCGACCGTTGGATGCCCAGCGATGCCAGCTATCACTGCACCTATGCCACCCGCATCGTCCACATCAAGGCCACGTATGGCTTAAGCGTCACCGCAGCAGAGTACAAGTCCTTGGCCACCACCTTGTCCGGCTGTGCTAATCCTGCTCAATAA
- the gatB gene encoding Asp-tRNA(Asn)/Glu-tRNA(Gln) amidotransferase subunit GatB, whose amino-acid sequence MTSAMYDLMDYDEVLEKYDPVMGLEVHVELATETKMFSAPSAHFGAEPNSNVDPVSLGLPGALPVVNAKGVEWAIKIGLALNCTIAESSRFARKNYFYPDQPKNYQISQYDEPIAYDGYLDVVLDDGTTWRVEIERAHMEEDTGKLTHLGGADGRIHGATASLVDCNRAGIPLIEIVTKPIEGAGERAPEVARAYVAALRDLVKALGVSDARMDQGSMRCDANLSLRPIGQKEFGTRTETKNINSLKSVEQAVRFEMQRQAQVLEDGGEIVQETRHYQETDGTTSKGRPKETAEDYRYFNDPDLPPVIAPREWVEEIRATLPELPWVRRARIQSEWGLKDEEMRDLVNAGALDLIVETVEAGAEPSEARSWWVAYLSQKANEAGVELDALSITPAQVARVAALVKEGKLTNKLARQAVDGVLAGEGDVDEVVKARGLEVVRDDGAIEKAVDEALAANPDIVEKYKAGNTKVTGAIVGAVMKATRGKADPAQVNKLIAEKLK is encoded by the coding sequence ATGACTAGCGCTATGTACGACCTGATGGACTACGACGAGGTCCTTGAGAAGTATGACCCGGTAATGGGTCTTGAGGTTCACGTCGAATTGGCAACCGAGACCAAGATGTTTTCCGCGCCCTCGGCGCATTTCGGTGCCGAGCCCAACAGCAACGTCGACCCGGTCTCCCTGGGCCTGCCGGGCGCGCTCCCGGTGGTCAACGCCAAGGGTGTGGAGTGGGCCATTAAGATCGGCCTGGCTCTCAACTGCACGATCGCGGAGTCCTCGCGTTTCGCGCGCAAGAACTACTTCTACCCGGACCAGCCGAAGAACTACCAGATTTCCCAGTACGACGAGCCGATTGCGTATGACGGCTACCTGGACGTTGTGCTTGACGACGGCACCACGTGGCGGGTGGAGATCGAGCGTGCCCACATGGAGGAGGACACCGGCAAGCTCACCCACCTCGGTGGTGCGGACGGGCGCATCCACGGTGCCACCGCCTCGCTCGTGGACTGCAACCGCGCAGGCATCCCGCTCATCGAGATCGTGACCAAGCCCATCGAGGGCGCTGGGGAGCGCGCCCCTGAGGTTGCCCGGGCTTATGTTGCTGCGCTGCGCGACCTAGTCAAGGCCCTGGGCGTCTCCGATGCACGCATGGACCAGGGTTCCATGCGCTGCGATGCCAACCTCTCCCTGCGCCCGATCGGCCAGAAGGAATTTGGCACCCGCACCGAGACTAAGAACATTAACTCGCTCAAGTCCGTTGAGCAGGCCGTGCGCTTCGAAATGCAGCGCCAGGCACAGGTGCTCGAGGACGGCGGCGAGATCGTCCAGGAGACCCGCCACTACCAGGAGACCGATGGCACTACCTCCAAGGGGCGCCCCAAGGAGACCGCCGAGGATTATCGTTACTTCAACGACCCGGACTTGCCGCCGGTGATCGCCCCGCGCGAGTGGGTCGAAGAGATCCGTGCCACCCTGCCGGAGCTGCCGTGGGTGCGCCGCGCGCGCATCCAGTCCGAGTGGGGGCTCAAGGACGAGGAGATGCGCGACCTGGTCAACGCCGGTGCGCTCGACCTCATCGTCGAGACTGTCGAGGCGGGCGCGGAGCCCTCCGAGGCACGCTCCTGGTGGGTGGCCTATCTTTCCCAGAAGGCCAATGAGGCCGGCGTCGAGCTCGATGCTTTGTCGATCACCCCGGCCCAGGTCGCTCGCGTGGCCGCCCTGGTCAAGGAGGGCAAGCTGACCAACAAGCTGGCCCGCCAGGCCGTCGACGGCGTGCTGGCCGGCGAGGGCGACGTGGATGAGGTCGTCAAGGCTCGTGGCCTGGAGGTCGTCCGCGACGACGGTGCGATTGAGAAGGCCGTGGATGAGGCACTCGCCGCCAACCCGGACATTGTGGAGAAGTACAAGGCCGGTAACACCAAGGTCACCGGCGCCATCGTGGGTGCGGTCATGAAGGCCACCCGCGGCAAGGCCGACCCGGCGCAGGTAAACAAGCTCATTGCTGAGAAGCTGAAGTAG
- the mgrA gene encoding L-glyceraldehyde 3-phosphate reductase — protein MSYSRSAEPVWVPRPDRYESMPYRRLGHSGLMLPAISLGFWHNFGDDKPMMTQRAIVRYAFDHGITHFDLANNYGPPAGSAEINFGRIFKEDLARHRDEIVISSKAGWNMGAGPYSFGGSRKYLFDSLDASLERMGLDHVDIFYHHRPDPDTPLEETMYALRDIVASGRARYVGISSYGPDLTAEAATLMAEEGCPLLIHQPSYSILNRWVEEPGDAGESLLHSCANNGLGVIAFSPLAQGLLTDRYLDGVPADSRAAAGKSLSQSMLNEKNLAMVRALNEIAARRGQSLAQMAISWVLREQGDYGADTVTSALIGASSVEQLEHNLGALDNLEFSIEELNEIDRVASDGGINIWAAATESKKHEESLR, from the coding sequence ATGAGTTATTCACGAAGCGCTGAACCCGTGTGGGTTCCACGTCCTGACCGATATGAGTCCATGCCCTATCGTCGCCTTGGCCATTCCGGCCTGATGCTGCCCGCGATTTCGCTTGGTTTCTGGCACAATTTCGGCGACGATAAGCCGATGATGACCCAGCGAGCGATCGTTCGCTACGCCTTCGACCACGGCATCACCCACTTCGATCTGGCCAACAACTATGGCCCGCCCGCCGGGTCGGCGGAGATCAACTTCGGCCGGATCTTCAAAGAGGACCTCGCCCGCCACCGCGATGAGATCGTGATTTCCTCCAAGGCGGGCTGGAACATGGGCGCGGGTCCATACAGCTTCGGCGGCAGCCGCAAGTACCTTTTCGACTCCCTCGATGCCTCGCTGGAACGCATGGGGCTGGACCACGTGGACATCTTCTATCACCACCGCCCGGATCCGGATACCCCGCTGGAGGAGACGATGTACGCGCTGCGCGACATCGTGGCCTCCGGCAGGGCCCGCTACGTCGGCATTTCCTCCTACGGGCCAGATCTCACGGCCGAGGCTGCCACGTTGATGGCGGAGGAAGGCTGCCCGCTGCTCATCCACCAGCCGAGCTACTCCATCCTCAACCGCTGGGTGGAGGAGCCCGGCGACGCGGGTGAGTCTCTGCTGCACAGCTGCGCGAATAACGGCCTGGGCGTCATTGCCTTCTCGCCTTTGGCACAGGGCCTGCTCACCGATCGCTACCTCGACGGCGTGCCCGCTGATTCCCGTGCGGCTGCGGGCAAGTCGCTGAGCCAGTCGATGCTCAACGAGAAGAATTTGGCGATGGTGCGGGCGCTAAACGAGATTGCCGCCCGTCGCGGTCAGTCGCTGGCACAGATGGCCATTAGCTGGGTGCTGCGTGAGCAGGGCGATTATGGTGCAGATACGGTCACCTCGGCACTCATCGGTGCCTCCAGCGTTGAACAGCTCGAGCATAACCTCGGAGCACTAGACAATCTAGAGTTTTCCATCGAGGAACTCAATGAGATCGATCGCGTCGCAAGCGATGGCGGCATCAACATCTGGGCCGCGGCTACCGAGTCGAAAAAGCACGAGGAGTCCTTGCGCTAG
- a CDS encoding LysR family transcriptional regulator ArgP, translated as MNPLHLQTLLTIVDEGSFEMAAYALGISPSAVSQRIKALEKSAGRVLLRRQTPVTVTEAGEVLVQAARRMALLEAETRVQLRRSLEHIPLAVGVNADSLSTWFRSVLASVSAWGDTTLTIRIEDESHTLDLLRKGDVLGAVTREDEAVSGCEVIPLGVMRYFPVATASLLDRFTVDGEIDWVNLPVLRFGPRDGLQDQDLVARVGHQIRQRRVSQVPSAEAFMEASRVGLGWALLPESQARVLLDGGEVVLVDDHVLEVPLFWQRWRLESPALEKLTAAVVDAAGVLHS; from the coding sequence ATGAACCCACTTCACCTGCAGACCTTGCTCACGATCGTCGATGAGGGCAGCTTTGAAATGGCCGCCTACGCCCTAGGGATCAGCCCCTCGGCGGTCAGCCAGCGTATCAAGGCTTTGGAAAAGTCGGCCGGTAGGGTACTGCTGCGCAGGCAGACCCCGGTGACCGTCACCGAGGCCGGGGAGGTCCTTGTCCAAGCGGCCCGTCGCATGGCGTTGTTGGAGGCCGAGACTCGGGTGCAGTTGCGGCGTAGCCTTGAGCACATCCCGCTGGCCGTTGGGGTCAACGCGGACTCCTTGTCCACCTGGTTTCGCTCGGTGCTGGCCAGCGTGTCGGCCTGGGGTGATACCACGCTAACCATACGTATCGAGGACGAGTCGCACACCCTTGATTTGCTGCGCAAGGGGGATGTGCTGGGAGCTGTTACCCGTGAGGACGAGGCTGTCTCTGGATGCGAGGTGATCCCGCTCGGGGTAATGCGGTACTTTCCGGTGGCAACCGCCTCGCTGCTCGATCGCTTCACCGTGGATGGGGAGATCGATTGGGTCAACCTGCCGGTGCTGCGTTTTGGTCCGCGCGACGGTCTGCAAGACCAAGACCTGGTGGCTCGAGTTGGCCACCAGATCCGCCAGCGCCGAGTTTCACAGGTCCCTTCGGCGGAGGCGTTTATGGAGGCCTCACGCGTCGGCCTGGGCTGGGCCTTGTTGCCGGAATCTCAGGCCCGTGTCTTGCTTGATGGCGGCGAAGTCGTGCTTGTCGACGACCATGTGCTCGAAGTTCCCCTGTTCTGGCAACGCTGGCGGCTGGAGTCGCCCGCGCTGGAGAAACTCACCGCCGCCGTGGTAGATGCAGCGGGGGTGCTCCATTCCTAA